GAAGGTGATGACGACCTCGTCGGCCTCGCGCGGGGCGGCCGGGTCCTGGGTGTACTCGTAGACGTCCTCGATCGGGGCGTTCCAGATGTCCTCGAGGAAGCCGGTCTCGACGGCGCGGCCGAAGACGTTCTGGTCGATCGAGTACGGGTTCTTCTTGGTGGTGACGATCGGGAGGTTCTTGGCCTCGGCGAAGGCGATCGCCTTGTCGCGGGTCATCGCGTAGTCGCGGACCGGGGCGATGCACTTCAGGTTCGGGGCGAGCGACTGGATGCCGACCTCGAAGCGGACCTGGTCGTTGCCCTTGCCGGTGCAGCCGTGGGCGACGGTGGTGGCGCCGTGCTTCTGCGCGGCGGCGACCAGGTGCTTGACGATCGCCGGGCGGGACAGCGCCGAGACCAGCGGGTACTGGCCCTGGTACAGGGCGTTGGCCTTGAGGGCCGGCAGGCAGTACTCGTTGGCGAACTCCTCGCGCGCGTCGGCGACCTCGGCCTCGACGGCGCCGCAGTCGAGGGCGCGCTGGCGGATCGCCTCCAGGTCCTCGCCGCCCTGGCCGACGTCGACGGCGACGGCGATGACCTCGGCGCCGGTCTCCTCGGCGATCCAGCCGATGCAGACGGACGTGTCCAGACCGCCCGAGTAGGCGAGTACGACGCGATCGGTCACGGCTATCTCCTTCACAACACAGGTTCCATGCGGCGTTAGGTATAAGTATGCACGACCGCGTATGAGTTTCAAAACCCGGGGCCCCGGGTGTGTTCCGGATCCGCCGCGGGCTACTGCGACTTGGCCTGGGCGAGCTGCATCAGGTGGTCGGCGAGCGCCTGCCCGCCGGCCGCGTCCCGGCTGATCAGCAGCACGGTGTCGTCGCCGGCGATGGTGCCGAGGATCTCGAACACCTCGGCGG
The DNA window shown above is from Streptomyces sp. TLI_171 and carries:
- a CDS encoding argininosuccinate synthase, translated to MTDRVVLAYSGGLDTSVCIGWIAEETGAEVIAVAVDVGQGGEDLEAIRQRALDCGAVEAEVADAREEFANEYCLPALKANALYQGQYPLVSALSRPAIVKHLVAAAQKHGATTVAHGCTGKGNDQVRFEVGIQSLAPNLKCIAPVRDYAMTRDKAIAFAEAKNLPIVTTKKNPYSIDQNVFGRAVETGFLEDIWNAPIEDVYEYTQDPAAPREADEVVITFEAGVPVAIDGRKVSVLQAIEELNKRAGAQGVGRLDMVEDRLVGIKSREIYEAPGAIALITAHQALENVTVERELARYKRQVEQRWAELVYDGLWFSPLKRALDGFVNEANQHVSGDIRMVLHGGRAVVNGRKSDQSLYDFNLATYDTGDTFDQSMSKGFIEIFGMSSKIAARRDLA